Proteins co-encoded in one Paraburkholderia edwinii genomic window:
- a CDS encoding FKBP-type peptidyl-prolyl cis-trans isomerase translates to MKIAKNTVVSVAYKLSDAQGNLIEESDEPMVYLHGGYDGTFPKIEEELDGREPGFQTQIQLEPQDAFGEYDPELVKIEPRERFPEPLEVGMQFEGTPEEGDEDLDTMIYTVTDVAEDKVVLDGNHPLAGMALRFALTVKEVREATEDEIQHEHAHGADGLEVYDDEDDDDLEPKSGPTLH, encoded by the coding sequence ATGAAGATCGCAAAGAACACCGTCGTATCGGTCGCCTACAAGCTATCGGATGCGCAAGGCAATCTGATCGAGGAGAGCGACGAGCCGATGGTCTATCTGCACGGCGGCTATGATGGCACGTTCCCCAAGATCGAGGAAGAGTTGGACGGCCGCGAGCCCGGCTTCCAGACGCAGATTCAGCTCGAACCGCAGGACGCATTCGGCGAATACGATCCTGAGCTCGTGAAGATCGAGCCGCGCGAACGCTTTCCCGAGCCGCTCGAAGTCGGCATGCAATTCGAAGGGACACCCGAAGAAGGCGATGAAGATCTCGATACGATGATCTACACGGTTACCGATGTTGCGGAAGACAAAGTCGTGCTCGACGGCAACCATCCGCTTGCGGGCATGGCGCTGCGTTTTGCGCTGACGGTCAAGGAAGTGCGCGAAGCAACCGAAGACGAAATCCAGCACGAACATGCGCATGGCGCCGATGGCCTCGAAGTCTACGACGATGAGGACGACGACGATCTCGAACCGAAGTCAGGGCCGACTTTGCACTGA
- a CDS encoding cupin domain-containing protein → MPKRPNAQPASPGSARIHPHQTFQAEASDGFAAPAPDVPTALLGNLSPAQFMRRYWQKKPLLIRGAIPGLAAPLTRDELFALADRDEVESRLITHARNKWALEHGPFARDELPSLKQRAWTLLVQGVDLHDERARMLLERFRFVPDARLDDLMISFATDGGGVGPHFDSYDVFLLQVHGKRRWRIGAQRDLTLEPGLPLKVLQHFEPDAEWLLEPGDMLYLPPHIAHDGIAEGECMTCSIGFRAPSATELTSQFLYHLAEKLAERVDNAQGANVSDQRYCDPQQPAVTRPAQLPAALVQKVGAILAKVRWDDGDVASFLGAYLSEPKPSVVFDPPRRALDEVRFIRQASKAGIRLDRKSLLLYDERAYYLNGEENPLAGAKTWVLELADRRRLSGKRFVTLSRHPSMTARLHEWYCAGWIQVGELG, encoded by the coding sequence ATGCCCAAGCGGCCCAATGCCCAACCGGCGAGCCCAGGTTCAGCCCGGATTCACCCGCATCAAACGTTCCAAGCAGAGGCGTCCGATGGCTTCGCGGCACCCGCGCCCGATGTGCCGACAGCGCTATTGGGCAACCTCAGCCCTGCGCAGTTCATGCGCCGCTACTGGCAGAAAAAACCCCTGTTGATCCGTGGCGCGATACCGGGTCTCGCAGCACCGCTCACGCGCGACGAACTGTTCGCACTCGCCGATCGCGATGAAGTGGAAAGCCGACTCATCACGCATGCACGCAACAAGTGGGCACTCGAGCATGGCCCATTCGCGCGCGACGAACTGCCGTCGTTGAAGCAACGCGCGTGGACGCTGCTCGTGCAAGGTGTCGACCTGCATGACGAACGCGCACGCATGCTGCTCGAGCGCTTTCGCTTTGTTCCCGATGCACGACTCGACGACCTGATGATTTCATTTGCGACCGACGGCGGTGGTGTCGGCCCGCACTTCGACTCCTACGATGTGTTTCTGTTGCAGGTGCACGGCAAGCGCAGATGGCGCATCGGCGCGCAGCGCGATCTCACGCTCGAACCCGGCTTGCCGTTGAAAGTTCTACAACACTTTGAACCGGACGCCGAATGGCTGCTCGAGCCAGGCGACATGCTTTACCTGCCCCCGCATATCGCACACGACGGTATCGCGGAGGGCGAATGCATGACCTGTTCAATCGGCTTTCGCGCGCCGAGCGCAACCGAATTGACCTCGCAATTCCTTTATCACCTCGCAGAGAAGCTCGCTGAAAGGGTCGATAACGCGCAGGGCGCAAACGTTTCAGACCAACGCTATTGCGACCCGCAGCAGCCGGCCGTGACCCGTCCCGCGCAATTGCCGGCCGCGCTCGTGCAAAAGGTGGGCGCGATCCTTGCTAAAGTCCGATGGGACGACGGGGACGTCGCGTCGTTTCTTGGCGCGTATCTCAGTGAGCCGAAGCCGAGCGTCGTATTCGATCCGCCGCGGCGAGCGCTTGACGAGGTGCGTTTCATCAGGCAGGCGTCAAAAGCCGGTATTCGTCTGGATCGTAAAAGTCTGCTGCTATACGACGAGCGTGCGTACTACCTGAATGGCGAGGAAAACCCGCTTGCGGGCGCCAAAACATGGGTGCTGGAACTCGCCGATAGACGCCGTCTGAGTGGGAAACGCTTTGTAACACTCTCGCGGCATCCGTCGATGACAGCGAGACTTCACGAATGGTATTGTGCGGGCTGGATACAGGTAGGCGAACTGGGATAA
- a CDS encoding ATP-dependent DNA helicase, translated as MNAPLDSSSRSTADGAAHGPDNGPAPEPAHAASGANAKDAARADRNAAGTALASSLTPRRAAELNDIFAADGLLARQIDGYRSRASQIEMARAVAAALEASGRAMPEPAMFDVQQRPARRLQSSGSSSAQQRGAQDVGAATADADAKTEDTGENTLIVEAGTGTGKTYAYLVPAMLWGGKVIVSTGTKHLQDQLFQRDIPTVRDALAVPVSVAMLKGRANYLCHYYLQRTADNGRLPSRQETSYLQEIVRFAKITRTGDKAELASVPETAAVWSMVTSTRDNCLGQECPHYKECFVMQARREAQQADLVVVNHHLFFADIMLRDTGMAELLPTANTIVFDEAHQLPETATLFFGETLSTAQLLELARDSVAEGLSNARDAVDWVKLGAALERATRDVRLTFKEDSLRLSVSQLSDDHPLFAALDAVEVELDALTTALAGQAERAESIGACVRRARELQDLLAGWTSTASPEAPEPASRDAGGNGAQAAQAQADSNEKVRWIEVFSHTVQLHETPLSVAPIFAKQRAGVPRAWVFTSATLSVRGDFTHYAAQMGLNARRSMTLPSPFDYETQGLMYVPRNLPQPSSPVFTDAVFDAALPAIEASGGGVFMLCTTLRAVDRIATKLRDTIESRGWNMPLLVQGDASRTELLERFRAYGNAILVGSQSFWEGVDVRGDALSLVVIDKLPFAPPDDPVLSARLDALTKKGLSPFAVHQLPQAVITLKQGAGRLIRAETDRGVLMICDTRLVDKPYGRRIWQSLPPFRRTREIDVVREFFADRTPGV; from the coding sequence TTGAATGCACCACTCGATTCTTCGTCCCGCAGCACGGCGGATGGGGCCGCTCATGGGCCTGATAATGGGCCTGCTCCTGAACCCGCCCATGCGGCGTCAGGCGCGAACGCCAAAGATGCCGCGCGTGCCGACCGCAATGCCGCGGGCACCGCACTCGCGTCTTCGCTAACGCCTCGGCGCGCCGCCGAACTCAACGATATCTTCGCCGCCGACGGCCTGCTCGCACGACAGATCGACGGTTACCGGTCGCGTGCCTCGCAAATCGAAATGGCACGCGCGGTGGCGGCGGCGCTCGAAGCATCGGGGCGCGCCATGCCTGAGCCCGCGATGTTCGACGTGCAGCAGCGGCCTGCGCGGCGCTTGCAGTCGTCCGGTTCGTCGTCGGCTCAGCAGCGGGGCGCGCAAGACGTCGGCGCTGCCACCGCAGACGCCGACGCGAAGACCGAAGACACCGGCGAAAACACGCTGATCGTCGAAGCGGGCACCGGCACCGGCAAGACCTATGCGTATCTCGTGCCGGCGATGCTGTGGGGCGGCAAGGTCATCGTCTCGACCGGCACCAAGCACCTGCAGGACCAGCTCTTCCAACGCGATATTCCGACCGTGCGCGATGCGCTCGCGGTGCCGGTATCGGTTGCGATGCTCAAGGGCCGCGCGAACTATCTGTGCCACTACTATCTGCAGCGCACGGCCGACAATGGTCGCCTGCCGTCGCGTCAGGAGACGTCGTATCTGCAGGAGATCGTGCGTTTCGCGAAGATCACGCGCACCGGCGACAAGGCCGAGCTCGCGAGTGTGCCCGAGACCGCCGCGGTATGGTCGATGGTGACGTCGACGCGCGATAACTGTCTTGGCCAGGAGTGTCCGCATTACAAGGAATGCTTTGTCATGCAGGCGCGCCGCGAAGCGCAACAGGCCGATCTCGTCGTCGTCAATCACCATCTGTTTTTTGCCGACATCATGCTGCGCGACACCGGCATGGCCGAGCTGCTGCCGACCGCGAATACGATCGTCTTCGACGAAGCGCATCAGCTGCCCGAAACGGCAACGCTCTTTTTCGGCGAGACCTTGTCGACCGCGCAATTGCTCGAACTCGCGCGCGATTCGGTCGCGGAAGGCCTCTCGAATGCACGCGATGCAGTCGACTGGGTGAAGCTCGGTGCGGCGCTCGAACGCGCCACGCGCGATGTACGGCTCACGTTCAAGGAAGATTCGCTGCGTCTGTCGGTGAGCCAACTGTCCGACGACCATCCGCTCTTTGCCGCGCTCGATGCGGTGGAAGTCGAACTCGATGCGTTGACGACCGCGTTGGCGGGCCAGGCGGAACGTGCCGAGTCGATCGGTGCGTGTGTGCGGCGCGCGCGCGAGTTGCAGGATCTGCTCGCCGGATGGACCTCGACCGCCTCGCCTGAAGCGCCCGAGCCCGCCTCGCGCGATGCCGGCGGCAATGGCGCGCAGGCCGCACAAGCACAAGCCGATTCGAACGAAAAAGTGCGCTGGATCGAAGTGTTCTCGCACACCGTGCAGTTGCACGAGACGCCGCTCTCGGTTGCGCCGATTTTCGCGAAGCAGCGCGCCGGCGTGCCGCGCGCCTGGGTGTTCACGTCGGCGACGCTGTCGGTGCGCGGCGACTTTACGCATTACGCCGCGCAGATGGGTCTGAACGCGCGCCGCTCGATGACCTTGCCGAGCCCGTTCGATTACGAAACACAAGGCTTGATGTATGTGCCGCGCAATTTGCCGCAGCCATCGTCGCCAGTCTTCACCGATGCGGTATTCGATGCTGCGCTGCCGGCCATCGAAGCATCGGGCGGCGGTGTATTCATGCTATGCACGACGCTGCGCGCGGTCGACCGGATCGCGACGAAGCTGCGCGATACGATCGAATCGCGCGGCTGGAATATGCCTTTGCTCGTGCAGGGCGATGCAAGCCGCACCGAACTGCTCGAACGTTTTCGCGCGTATGGCAATGCGATTCTGGTCGGCAGTCAGAGCTTCTGGGAAGGCGTCGATGTGCGCGGTGATGCGCTATCGCTTGTCGTGATCGACAAGCTGCCGTTCGCGCCGCCCGACGACCCTGTGCTGTCCGCACGTCTCGATGCATTGACGAAGAAGGGGCTGAGTCCGTTCGCGGTGCACCAGTTGCCGCAGGCGGTCATCACATTGAAGCAGGGCGCAGGGCGCCTGATTCGCGCGGAGACCGATCGCGGCGTGCTGATGATCTGCGATACGCGTCTGGTCGACAAGCCGTATGGCCGGCGGATCTGGCAGAGCCTGCCGCCATTCAGGCGCACACGCGAGATCGATGTGGTGCGCGAGTTTTTCGCCGATCGAACGCCTGGCGTTTAA
- a CDS encoding DUF465 domain-containing protein, with translation MRAHHVNAETLRDRILQLESEHSGLDRLIDRMSEEPGVDDLALQRLKKRKLKLKDTIILLQLQLEPDAQS, from the coding sequence ATGCGCGCTCATCACGTCAACGCAGAAACACTTCGCGACCGCATTCTGCAACTGGAATCGGAGCATAGTGGGCTTGATCGGCTGATCGACCGGATGTCGGAAGAGCCCGGCGTCGACGACCTCGCGCTGCAGCGCCTGAAAAAACGCAAGCTCAAGCTGAAAGACACCATCATCCTGCTGCAATTGCAGCTCGAACCGGACGCGCAGAGCTGA
- a CDS encoding Tex family protein has product MTETVALKIVQRIATELSVQPRQVAAAVQLLDEGSTVPFIARYRKEVTGNLDDTQLRNLEERLLYLRELEDRRAAIIASIDEQGKLTDELRTAIEAADSKQVLEDLYLPYKPKRRTRAQIAREAGLEPLAQALLANPLLDPQSEAAQYVNAEKGVADVKAALDGARDILSEQFGETADLLGKLRDYLFNQGVVSSSVIEGKEGEEGEKFRDYYDYAETIKTVPSHRALALFRGRNAGVLLVKLGLGEELDAQVPHPGEAMIARHFGIANQARPADKWLSDVCRWCWRVKVQPHIENELLTNLREEAEHEAIRVFARNLKDLLLAAPAGPKAVIGLDPGLRTGVKVAVVDRTGKVLATDTIYPHEPRRDWDGSLAKLARIAAQTQAELISIGNGTASRETDKLASELIARHPELKLQKIVVSEAGASVYSASELAAKEFPELDVSLRGAVSIARRLQDPLAELVKIEPKAIGVGQYQHDVNQRELARSLDAVVEDCVNAVGVDANTASVALLARVSGLNSTLARNIVDYRDANGPFPSREHLRKVPRLGDKTFEQAAGFLRINGGENPLDRSSVHPEAYPLVERMLAKISKQVGEVLGNREALSRLAPTEFVDERFGLPTVRDILSELEKPGRDPRPEFKTATFREGVEKISDLSPGMVLEGVVTNVAAFGAFIDVGVHQDGLVHVSAMSTKFIKDPHEVVKAGQIVKVKVLEVDVKRQRISLTMRLDDDFAAGSSGNAGARGNSGSAQGDRGGAGRSGGSGGGARGPQRSRDPEPVNAMAAAFAKLKQR; this is encoded by the coding sequence ATGACGGAAACCGTAGCACTCAAGATCGTCCAGCGCATTGCCACCGAACTGTCTGTCCAGCCTCGCCAGGTTGCAGCGGCAGTGCAACTCCTCGATGAAGGTTCGACCGTTCCGTTTATCGCCCGATACCGGAAGGAAGTCACCGGCAATCTCGACGATACGCAACTGCGCAATCTCGAAGAACGTCTGCTCTACCTGCGCGAACTCGAAGACCGGCGCGCGGCCATCATCGCGAGCATCGACGAGCAAGGCAAGCTCACCGACGAGCTGCGCACGGCCATCGAGGCCGCCGACAGCAAACAGGTGCTCGAAGACCTTTATCTGCCTTACAAGCCGAAGCGCCGCACGCGTGCGCAGATCGCGCGCGAAGCCGGTCTCGAGCCGCTCGCACAGGCGCTGCTCGCCAATCCGCTGCTCGATCCGCAAAGCGAAGCCGCACAGTATGTGAACGCCGAGAAGGGCGTCGCCGACGTGAAGGCGGCGCTCGACGGCGCGCGCGATATCCTCTCCGAACAGTTCGGCGAAACCGCGGACCTGCTCGGCAAGCTGCGCGATTACCTGTTTAACCAGGGTGTCGTGTCGTCGTCGGTGATCGAGGGCAAGGAAGGCGAGGAAGGCGAGAAATTCCGCGATTATTACGACTACGCCGAAACGATCAAGACCGTGCCGTCGCATCGCGCGCTGGCCCTCTTCCGCGGCCGCAACGCAGGCGTGCTGCTCGTGAAGCTGGGTCTGGGCGAAGAACTCGACGCCCAGGTGCCGCATCCGGGTGAAGCGATGATCGCGCGCCACTTCGGTATCGCGAACCAGGCGCGCCCGGCCGACAAGTGGCTCTCCGATGTCTGCCGCTGGTGCTGGCGCGTGAAGGTGCAGCCGCATATTGAAAACGAGCTGCTCACGAACCTGCGCGAAGAAGCCGAGCACGAGGCGATTCGCGTGTTCGCACGCAATCTGAAAGACCTGCTGCTCGCCGCGCCGGCCGGCCCGAAGGCCGTGATCGGCCTCGACCCGGGCCTGCGCACCGGCGTGAAAGTGGCGGTCGTCGATCGCACGGGCAAGGTGCTGGCCACCGATACGATCTACCCGCACGAGCCGCGCCGCGACTGGGACGGCTCGCTTGCGAAGCTCGCGCGGATTGCCGCGCAGACCCAGGCTGAGCTGATCAGCATCGGTAACGGCACCGCGTCGCGCGAAACGGACAAGCTCGCCAGCGAGCTGATCGCGCGCCATCCGGAACTCAAGCTGCAGAAAATCGTGGTATCCGAAGCCGGTGCGTCGGTTTATTCGGCATCCGAACTGGCGGCCAAGGAATTCCCGGAACTCGATGTGTCGTTGCGTGGCGCGGTGTCGATTGCGCGGCGCCTGCAAGATCCGCTTGCGGAACTGGTGAAGATCGAGCCGAAGGCGATCGGCGTCGGCCAGTATCAGCACGACGTAAACCAGCGCGAACTCGCGCGCTCGCTTGACGCGGTCGTCGAAGATTGCGTGAACGCGGTCGGCGTCGACGCGAACACGGCGTCGGTGGCGCTGCTCGCGCGCGTGTCGGGGCTCAATTCGACGCTCGCGCGCAATATCGTCGATTATCGCGATGCGAACGGTCCATTCCCCTCGCGCGAGCATCTGCGCAAGGTGCCGCGTCTCGGCGACAAGACGTTCGAGCAGGCCGCGGGCTTTTTGCGCATCAACGGCGGCGAGAACCCGCTCGACCGTTCGTCGGTACACCCGGAAGCGTATCCGCTCGTCGAGCGCATGCTCGCGAAAATCAGCAAGCAGGTCGGCGAGGTGCTTGGTAATCGCGAGGCGCTGTCGCGGCTCGCGCCGACCGAGTTCGTCGATGAGCGCTTTGGCCTGCCGACCGTGCGCGACATTCTTTCGGAGCTCGAAAAGCCGGGCCGCGATCCGCGCCCCGAGTTCAAGACCGCGACGTTCCGCGAAGGCGTCGAAAAGATCTCCGATCTGTCGCCGGGTATGGTGCTCGAAGGCGTCGTCACGAACGTCGCGGCATTCGGCGCGTTTATCGATGTCGGCGTGCATCAGGACGGTCTCGTGCACGTATCCGCGATGTCGACGAAGTTCATCAAGGACCCGCACGAGGTGGTGAAGGCCGGTCAGATCGTCAAGGTCAAGGTGCTCGAGGTCGATGTGAAGCGACAGCGCATTTCGCTGACGATGCGTCTGGACGATGACTTCGCGGCGGGCAGCAGCGGTAACGCAGGCGCGCGTGGCAATAGCGGTAGCGCGCAAGGCGACCGTGGCGGCGCGGGCCGCTCAGGCGGCTCCGGCGGCGGTGCACGCGGGCCGCAGCGTTCGCGTGACCCGGAACCGGTTAACGCGATGGCCGCCGCGTTCGCCAAGCTCAAGCAGCGTTAA